A single Crateriforma conspicua DNA region contains:
- a CDS encoding Flp family type IVb pilin, translated as MKNFATSFVNFLKEEDGPTAVEYAVMLALIVVVCLAAVGTVGTNAATKFDAVGTAIAGN; from the coding sequence ATGAAGAATTTCGCTACCAGCTTTGTGAACTTCCTGAAGGAAGAAGATGGACCGACCGCCGTTGAGTACGCCGTCATGTTGGCGTTGATCGTCGTGGTCTGCTTGGCCGCTGTCGGTACCGTCGGTACCAACGCTGCTACCAAGTTCGACGCTGTCGGTACCG